One genomic segment of Virgibacillus doumboii includes these proteins:
- a CDS encoding helix-turn-helix domain-containing protein yields MLFDRIVILCSSQFKNGRSVSAIYHLLKGKRSIQTVQDAHIYRLDNYYGIYKTLRKQDFDEQINKLVSNNLILLDGESTAKPADSGYKLLEETEDCVPLSYFNGMKYYNSTQLFFERLMLLIQTVTNSVKGNLNFIPVVDKPVITGWVKKRYFNVRQYQKQYLNHIHDELYTLLNCFSDREASMFVDCITGFRHYGMSTYQLADHYEVCRINVPLILTAVIQQMLSMIEHEKGKYPLLSSILSDMVEDSKLTKSAQRTNELLRKQYSAEEIAAMRNLKLNTIYDHLVEIALYDSQFPLETYIDEQQRQEILTAVNKLNSYKLKEIKQEIDERISYFQIRLVLAVEKIS; encoded by the coding sequence TTGTTATTTGATCGTATTGTGATATTATGCAGCTCGCAATTTAAAAATGGGCGAAGTGTTTCCGCAATCTACCATCTGCTTAAAGGAAAAAGATCAATTCAAACGGTTCAGGATGCTCATATTTATAGGCTTGATAATTATTATGGAATTTACAAAACGTTACGCAAACAGGATTTTGATGAACAAATAAATAAATTAGTTTCAAATAATCTGATATTGTTAGATGGTGAGTCCACTGCAAAACCTGCTGATTCAGGTTATAAATTGCTTGAGGAAACTGAAGATTGCGTTCCATTAAGTTATTTCAACGGAATGAAGTATTACAACTCAACACAACTGTTTTTTGAGAGATTAATGCTGTTAATACAAACAGTAACCAATAGCGTCAAAGGTAATCTTAACTTTATTCCCGTTGTTGATAAACCAGTAATAACAGGATGGGTGAAAAAAAGATACTTTAATGTGAGGCAATATCAAAAGCAGTATCTGAATCACATTCATGATGAATTATATACGCTATTAAACTGTTTTTCTGATCGGGAGGCAAGTATGTTCGTCGATTGCATCACCGGATTCAGGCATTATGGAATGAGCACTTATCAACTTGCTGACCACTATGAGGTCTGCAGAATTAATGTACCTTTGATTCTGACTGCAGTAATCCAGCAAATGTTAAGTATGATTGAGCATGAAAAAGGGAAATACCCATTGTTATCATCCATTTTGAGTGACATGGTGGAAGATTCAAAGCTTACTAAGTCAGCACAAAGAACAAACGAACTGTTACGAAAGCAATATTCTGCCGAAGAAATAGCCGCCATGCGTAACTTGAAACTGAATACAATCTATGATCATCTGGTGGAAATAGCACTTTATGACAGTCAATTCCCGCTTGAAACTTACATAGATGAACAGCAGCGGCAGGAAATTTTAACTGCGGTTAATAAACTAAATTCATATAAATTAAAAGAGATTAAACAGGAAATAGATGAGCGTATCAGCTATTTTCAAATTCGACTGGTTTTAGCTGTTGAAAAAATATCCTAA
- a CDS encoding catalase: MDKDKDNERNPKRPENSKEPNNERTPDDKRRPFYDEKDAELEKYREKNTGPGKKLTSDAGLKISEDNWSLRAGRRGPTLFQDFHFYKKQSHFNRERIPEKVVHARGDGAYGEFELYKSMRHVTRADFLQEPGSKTPVFVRFSNFIGSKGSKDTAIDIRGFATKFYTQEGNYDMLALSFAVFAVMDAMKFADFTHAVKPSPITGIPQATVAHDTAWDYIANNQEIAHFVMWLMSDRGRPRSWRMMEAWPVNTFRFINEHGKSTFVRFVWKPLLGVHSLLLDEANIIGGVDPDFHRRDLKNAIRSGAYPEYELGVQLIDEGDQYKYDFDILDDTKLWPEEVIPVEIIGKMTLNRLVDNFFAEEEQASFDPATVVPGIDFTDDPVLQGRSFAYRDTDYHRLGTGNINNIPVNQPISEKNVNQRQGYVRHRIDVDEVTYRNNSLADNTPAETPPEQGGYAHYPEEVHGHKTRERPGESFFDFFSQPRLFWNSMTPGEKQRIVETFSFHLGYVKSKSIRQQNVEMWANVDRDMACQIAENIGVDPPTGSQVPVSASSPALSTATTPHYAYTQNVAVLIGNGFNGEEVRHTLNVLKKYGVFVNVLSENLGTVVGDDGTRIEVDKPFVSTYPVLFDSIYVVGGRTDNQAKFHQDLMHFIREQYKHYKPIGVATTAMSYFKSIEENNLAGVVFAGNNPNFAKYYVAAVAQQRFFERT, encoded by the coding sequence ATGGATAAGGATAAAGATAATGAAAGAAATCCTAAACGGCCCGAAAACAGCAAAGAACCCAATAATGAGAGGACACCTGACGACAAAAGGCGGCCTTTCTACGACGAGAAAGATGCAGAACTGGAAAAATACCGTGAAAAAAATACTGGTCCAGGCAAGAAATTAACAAGTGATGCCGGTTTAAAAATTTCGGAAGACAACTGGTCGTTACGAGCGGGAAGACGTGGACCGACACTATTTCAGGACTTTCACTTTTACAAAAAACAGTCGCATTTTAACAGGGAACGGATCCCGGAAAAAGTAGTTCACGCACGAGGTGACGGGGCATATGGTGAATTTGAGTTATATAAATCCATGCGTCATGTCACAAGAGCCGATTTTTTACAGGAACCCGGAAGCAAAACGCCTGTGTTTGTCCGATTTTCCAACTTTATCGGAAGTAAAGGTTCCAAAGATACAGCAATCGATATACGCGGATTTGCAACCAAGTTTTACACACAAGAAGGAAATTATGATATGCTGGCACTCTCATTTGCAGTCTTTGCGGTCATGGACGCGATGAAATTTGCAGATTTTACACATGCGGTAAAACCGAGTCCAATAACGGGCATTCCGCAAGCCACTGTTGCACACGATACTGCCTGGGACTATATCGCCAATAACCAGGAAATTGCACATTTCGTGATGTGGCTTATGTCCGACAGGGGCCGGCCAAGAAGCTGGCGCATGATGGAAGCCTGGCCAGTTAATACATTCCGGTTTATTAACGAACATGGTAAATCGACCTTTGTCCGATTTGTCTGGAAGCCTCTGCTCGGCGTCCATTCCCTGCTGTTGGATGAAGCAAATATAATCGGCGGAGTGGATCCGGATTTCCATCGACGGGACCTAAAAAACGCAATTAGGAGTGGGGCATATCCTGAATATGAATTGGGTGTGCAGCTGATTGATGAAGGCGATCAGTATAAATATGATTTTGACATTCTGGATGATACTAAACTCTGGCCGGAAGAAGTCATTCCAGTTGAAATCATTGGTAAAATGACGTTGAATCGACTTGTTGATAATTTCTTTGCAGAAGAAGAGCAGGCATCATTTGACCCGGCAACAGTAGTCCCGGGAATTGACTTTACGGATGATCCCGTCCTGCAGGGTAGATCGTTTGCCTACAGAGATACGGATTACCACCGGCTTGGCACGGGAAATATTAATAATATACCAGTGAACCAGCCGATCAGTGAAAAGAATGTTAACCAGCGGCAAGGATATGTGCGACACCGGATCGATGTTGACGAGGTAACTTATCGTAATAATTCGTTAGCTGACAATACACCAGCAGAAACCCCGCCAGAACAAGGAGGCTATGCGCATTATCCAGAAGAAGTCCATGGACACAAGACAAGAGAACGCCCGGGTGAGTCATTCTTTGATTTCTTTTCACAGCCAAGACTCTTTTGGAATAGCATGACACCTGGTGAGAAGCAGCGCATCGTGGAGACATTCAGCTTCCATCTGGGATATGTTAAAAGTAAATCCATCCGGCAGCAGAACGTTGAAATGTGGGCTAACGTGGATCGAGATATGGCATGTCAAATTGCTGAAAATATTGGAGTTGATCCGCCGACGGGATCACAGGTACCGGTTTCGGCAAGTTCTCCTGCTCTGAGTACGGCTACTACTCCGCACTATGCCTATACACAAAATGTTGCTGTGTTGATTGGCAATGGATTCAATGGTGAGGAGGTAAGACACACACTTAACGTCCTGAAAAAATATGGTGTGTTTGTAAATGTTTTAAGTGAAAACCTTGGTACAGTTGTTGGGGACGATGGTACAAGAATTGAAGTTGATAAGCCATTTGTGTCAACATATCCTGTTTTATTTGACTCAATTTATGTTGTTGGTGGAAGAACCGATAATCAGGCAAAGTTCCATCAGGACCTGATGCACTTCATCCGTGAACAATATAAACACTATAAACCAATTGGTGTTGCAACAACCGCCATGTCTTATTTTAAATCGATAGAAGAGAATAACCTGGCTGGTGTTGTTTTTGCTGGTAACAATCCAAACTTCGCTAAATATTATGTCGCTGCAGTTGCACAGCAGCGTTTCTTTGAACGAACATAG
- a CDS encoding RecQ family ATP-dependent DNA helicase: MIKLTVNLLDKQHLKKFNIESFRPGQQEIIQDVLQGNDVLGILPTGSGKSLCYQLPASIFDGITIVVSPLISLMQDQVKQLKSTGFKAVAALNSFMEPRNKKRVLSHLDEYKLIYVSPELLQQREMTDRLKSVKISLFVIDEAHCISQWGHEFRPDYLRLDAVLNTLNNPPVLALSATATIEVQDDIIGSLSRPAMVKHIYPVDRENIIFSIQKVSGDSGKRNIIVNILENYRVPTLIYFSSRQKTEEIAAFLSENVPSHRIAFYHGGMDQLDRVTIQQQFMNDQLDVICCTSAFGMGINKHNIRLVIHYHFPLQTESFVQEVGRAGRDGISSVSLLLYAPDDAQIPNSIIENELPSEDALHQIFSRLYQLYRQSPILPPVHQLEQELQLSETQWRFLHYQLEKHGMIKEIEIIYQKDKWIKSLHDISELITNRKFLKGQKLNEMVNWIHQDECLREHIYKGFQDGFKTPIDWCCSNCGFDFTEWNPAQTEIRHSQFTWKNKLKKLLLVGDSDDKTK, from the coding sequence GTGATCAAATTGACTGTCAACTTACTTGATAAACAACACTTAAAAAAATTTAATATTGAATCGTTTCGTCCGGGACAACAGGAAATTATACAAGATGTTCTTCAGGGTAATGATGTATTAGGGATTTTACCGACGGGTTCAGGGAAATCTCTTTGTTATCAACTTCCTGCCAGTATTTTTGATGGAATAACCATCGTAGTTTCACCACTGATATCGCTGATGCAGGATCAGGTAAAACAATTAAAATCAACAGGCTTTAAGGCTGTTGCTGCCTTAAACAGCTTTATGGAACCACGGAATAAAAAACGTGTTTTAAGTCATCTGGATGAATATAAATTGATTTATGTTTCACCGGAATTGCTGCAGCAAAGGGAAATGACAGATCGTTTGAAATCTGTAAAAATCAGTTTGTTTGTAATCGATGAAGCTCATTGTATTTCACAGTGGGGACATGAGTTCAGACCGGATTATTTACGTCTTGATGCGGTACTGAATACACTGAATAATCCGCCTGTTCTTGCATTAAGTGCTACAGCAACAATAGAAGTACAGGACGATATTATTGGTTCGTTAAGCAGGCCTGCTATGGTCAAACATATTTATCCTGTGGACCGTGAAAACATTATATTTTCCATTCAAAAAGTTAGTGGTGACTCCGGGAAACGAAATATCATTGTCAACATTCTGGAAAATTATCGTGTACCAACATTGATTTATTTCTCAAGCAGGCAAAAGACAGAGGAAATTGCTGCCTTCTTATCCGAAAACGTTCCCTCACACCGTATAGCTTTTTATCATGGGGGAATGGATCAATTGGACCGGGTTACCATCCAGCAGCAATTTATGAATGACCAACTGGATGTGATTTGTTGTACTAGTGCTTTTGGAATGGGAATCAACAAGCATAATATTCGTTTGGTTATTCATTATCACTTTCCTTTACAGACTGAATCCTTTGTTCAGGAAGTTGGACGGGCAGGACGTGATGGGATATCAAGTGTGAGTCTTTTGCTTTACGCACCGGATGATGCTCAAATTCCAAATTCCATTATTGAAAACGAATTGCCGTCTGAAGATGCATTACATCAAATATTCAGCAGACTTTACCAACTGTACCGGCAGTCACCAATTCTTCCACCGGTTCATCAGCTTGAACAGGAATTACAATTAAGTGAAACACAGTGGCGATTTTTACACTATCAACTGGAGAAGCATGGTATGATTAAAGAAATTGAGATTATCTACCAGAAAGACAAATGGATTAAATCATTGCACGATATTAGCGAGTTGATAACAAACAGAAAATTTTTGAAAGGACAAAAATTGAATGAGATGGTCAATTGGATTCATCAGGATGAATGCTTACGGGAGCATATTTATAAAGGGTTTCAGGATGGATTTAAGACACCAATAGACTGGTGCTGTTCCAATTGTGGTTTTGATTTTACTGAGTGGAATCCAGCACAAACTGAAATCAGGCATTCACAATTTACCTGGAAAAACAAATTAAAGAAATTACTGTTGGTTGGAGATAGTGATGACAAAACAAAGTGA
- a CDS encoding CPBP family intramembrane glutamic endopeptidase: protein MTKQSEIIKQLTDEELTKQLYFSQVLLLVVSFLLSLFFFDTIAEWLTYFHFDVYEVAYYGLLPGLIIVTIDIVLIYIFPKKYYDDGGINDRIFKNRSIGGIFVLALLVAITEELLFRGVIQTTFGYFIASVLFAVVHIRYLKKPVLLISVLVVSFYIGYIFVLTENLVVTITAHFIVDFLLGAVIRFKSGVLYNE from the coding sequence ATGACAAAACAAAGTGAGATAATAAAGCAACTGACTGATGAAGAGTTAACTAAACAATTATATTTTTCTCAAGTTTTATTACTGGTTGTAAGTTTTCTGTTAAGCTTGTTCTTTTTTGACACGATAGCGGAATGGCTCACATACTTCCATTTCGATGTGTACGAAGTCGCATATTATGGTTTGCTGCCAGGTCTGATTATCGTTACGATTGATATTGTTCTCATCTATATTTTTCCCAAAAAATACTATGATGATGGGGGAATAAATGATAGAATTTTTAAAAACCGCTCTATTGGTGGAATTTTTGTACTTGCATTACTTGTTGCAATTACAGAAGAACTTCTGTTCAGAGGAGTAATTCAAACAACATTCGGGTATTTCATTGCAAGTGTACTTTTTGCAGTAGTACATATACGGTATTTAAAAAAACCGGTTTTATTGATTTCAGTTCTAGTTGTAAGCTTTTATATTGGTTATATTTTTGTGCTTACGGAAAATCTGGTCGTCACAATCACTGCTCATTTTATTGTGGATTTTTTATTGGGAGCAGTAATTCGCTTCAAAAGTGGGGTGCTGTATAATGAGTAA